A part of Lampris incognitus isolate fLamInc1 chromosome 21, fLamInc1.hap2, whole genome shotgun sequence genomic DNA contains:
- the igfbp5a gene encoding insulin-like growth factor-binding protein 5a has translation MSPTLSFVVVSLLAVTGCRGSFVPCEPCDQKALSMCPPVPVGCQLVKEPGCGCCLTCALDEGQSCGVYTGPCTRGLRCLPKNGEEKPLHALLHGRGVCRNEKLYKLLHPSKDGDSAGDTMLPVPEPMLPQTKVPIYGRDHISSLKAQAMRHAEDRKKQLARLGQTSTLDYTPLNVDKMQPKFGPCRRRLDSLIQSMKDTSRVLALSLYIPNCDKKGFFKRKQCKPSRGRKRGICWCVNRFGVKLLGIDYSGGDLQCKDQDISSSSTLQNSATSP, from the exons ATGTCGCCGACTCTGTCGTTCGTCGTGGTGTCTCTGCTGGCGGTCACCGGCTGCCGCGGCTCTTTCGTGCCGTGCGAGCCGTGCGACCAGAAGGCCCTGTCCATGTGCCCGCCGGTGCCGGTGGGCTGTCAGCTGGTCAAGGAGCCCGGCTGCGGCTGCTGTCTGACGTGCGCGCTCGACGAGGGCCAGTCCTGCGGCGTGTACACGGGGCCGTGCACCCGAGGGCTCCGCTGCCTGCCGAAGAACGGCGAGGAGAAGCCGCTGCATGCCCTCCTGCACGGCAGAGGCGTGTGCAGGAACGAGAAGCTGTACAAGCTGCTGCATCCGTCCAAGG ATGGCGATTCTGCAGGTGATACCATGTTACCCGTCCCAGAGCCGATGCTGCCCCAGACCAAGGTGCCTATATATGGAAGAGACCACATAAGCAGCCTGAAGGCCCAGGCCATGAGGCATGCCGAGGACCGCAAGAAGCAGCTGGCCAGACTGGGACAGACCAGCACTCTGGATTACACACCTCTCAATGTGGATAAGATGCAGCCCAAGTTT ggaccctGCAGAAGGAGATTGGATAGTCTCATTCAGAGCATGAAGGACACCTCCAGGGTCTTGGCTCTTTCTCTTTATATCCCTAACTGTGACAAGAAAGGATTCTTCAAACGCAAGCAG TGTAAGCCATCGCGTGGACGGAAGAGGGGGATCTGTTGGTGCGTCAACCGCTTCGGGGTTAAACTGCTGGGCATCGACTACAGTGGCGGAGACCTCCAGTGCAAAGATCAGGacattagcagcagcagca CTCTGCAAAACTCTGCAACGTCTCCATGA